One window from the genome of Enterococcus haemoperoxidus ATCC BAA-382 encodes:
- a CDS encoding TetR/AcrR family transcriptional regulator: MAKKYTAEEAKSLILDVSTQLFIEKGYEKTSISDIVKGLDGLTKGAVYHHFASKDEIIDAVVRRFIPNEAALTAIMEKDKLNGLEKIQALLFEGMFNSEASQSRILSFTLLDNPKFFSMYIRTTNEIMAPLVETCLIEGNSDGSVTVEQPKQMAELAILILSTWFIQALFPNTVETFFEKLMAAKTMLENTGMPIISNAFLEKLDQQIMIKAAELNDQKTEN, encoded by the coding sequence ATGGCTAAAAAATATACAGCAGAGGAAGCTAAATCATTAATTCTAGACGTTTCAACACAACTATTTATAGAAAAAGGTTATGAAAAAACATCTATTTCCGATATCGTCAAAGGTTTAGACGGTTTAACCAAAGGAGCCGTTTATCACCACTTTGCATCTAAAGATGAGATCATAGATGCCGTCGTCAGACGATTTATTCCCAATGAAGCTGCCTTAACAGCAATCATGGAAAAAGATAAATTAAATGGATTAGAAAAAATTCAGGCTCTGTTATTTGAAGGAATGTTCAATAGTGAGGCCAGTCAGTCTCGTATCCTTAGTTTTACCTTGTTAGATAATCCTAAATTCTTTTCAATGTATATTCGGACGACGAATGAAATCATGGCGCCATTAGTAGAAACCTGTTTAATTGAAGGAAATAGCGATGGATCAGTCACAGTTGAGCAACCGAAGCAAATGGCTGAATTAGCGATCTTGATTTTAAGTACGTGGTTTATTCAAGCGTTGTTTCCAAATACAGTAGAGACCTTTTTTGAAAAATTAATGGCTGCCAAAACGATGCTTGAGAATACTGGAATGCCAATTATTAGCAATGCGTTTTTAGAGAAACTTGATCAACAAATTATGATAAAGGCGGCAGAATTAAATGATCAAAAAACTGAAAACTAA
- a CDS encoding MarR family winged helix-turn-helix transcriptional regulator produces MSYAEEAEQELMRLMVQNRHSAFSRLEKSNQGESIVIKFLARYGEPTSPKHLAESLNLSSARIAVVLGSLEKKGQIERKMDPDDRRRINVTLTDCGKKAAQLQKKEMRDKIVRIFKLMGEADTKLFIELTAKFVDYSQQISQKEEGDQ; encoded by the coding sequence ATGTCATACGCAGAAGAAGCCGAACAAGAGCTTATGCGTCTAATGGTTCAAAATCGGCATAGTGCATTTAGCAGACTAGAAAAGAGTAACCAAGGTGAAAGTATTGTCATCAAATTTCTTGCACGCTATGGGGAACCAACTAGTCCAAAGCATCTAGCTGAATCACTGAACCTATCTAGCGCTCGTATTGCAGTCGTTCTAGGAAGTTTAGAAAAAAAAGGTCAAATTGAACGTAAGATGGACCCAGATGATCGTCGTCGTATCAACGTTACTTTAACAGATTGTGGGAAAAAGGCAGCGCAACTACAAAAGAAAGAAATGCGTGATAAGATCGTGCGGATTTTTAAACTAATGGGAGAAGCTGATACGAAACTGTTCATCGAGCTGACTGCGAAATTCGTAGACTATTCCCAACAAATTTCCCAGAAAGAGGAAGGTGACCAATAG
- a CDS encoding beta-glucoside-specific PTS transporter subunit IIABC produces the protein MNYKETATSILSLIGGKENVSHLEHCSTRLRFTLKNNDLVETEKLEKVHGVIGVRQNVQCQVIIGNDVVEVYDEMKVLLGELPQNDGPKEKQKWGTVLLDFVISIFQPLIPAIAGGGVLKSLLLLASVTGLMSDQSQTYQILNLIGGAPLYFLPILVAMTTANKLKVNQLVAVSAVGALILPDLTTMLTEGTNFLGFGLTNIAYASQVFPAILTVLFYAQVEKLFTKYSPKPIRIFFVPMMSLLITVPIALLILGPLGYNVGTVFSTVIIWLYTHFGWVATAVLAAVLPFMVVTGMHKAMIPYAVSSMSEIGAELLYLPASLAHNIAESGACFAVSIKTKDQKLRSTAVSAGISALFGITEPALYGVTILNKRVLYSVMFASLVGGGFAGIMAIKAFALVGPGLASITMFVDKVNPMNLIWAFVTLGISFGVGFLSVLFVYKDETALEIADGMEMSSESGIEQLISPVAGKVISLTEVNDDVFSSGLIGDGIGIIPEDNVLVAPEAAEITMVFETKHALGLKMNNGAEILFHIGINTVQLGGEGFEAFVKVGDKVVKGQKLMAFDLAKIKAAGFDPTIVCVVTNKEAYHVHSSHYSEMVTNQTDILSIVPII, from the coding sequence ATGAACTACAAAGAAACTGCTACGTCGATCCTAAGTTTGATCGGCGGAAAAGAAAATGTCTCACATCTTGAACACTGCTCGACGCGCTTGCGATTTACTTTAAAAAATAATGATTTGGTGGAAACTGAAAAACTTGAAAAAGTTCATGGTGTGATTGGTGTGCGGCAAAATGTTCAATGCCAAGTGATTATTGGCAATGATGTTGTAGAAGTTTACGATGAAATGAAGGTCCTCTTAGGAGAATTACCTCAAAACGATGGTCCAAAAGAAAAACAAAAATGGGGAACAGTGCTACTAGACTTTGTTATTTCCATTTTTCAGCCACTCATTCCAGCAATAGCCGGCGGAGGTGTATTAAAATCATTATTATTACTCGCTTCAGTAACAGGACTGATGAGCGATCAAAGCCAAACGTATCAAATTCTTAATTTGATTGGTGGTGCACCATTATATTTTCTTCCAATCTTAGTTGCGATGACAACAGCCAATAAATTAAAAGTCAATCAATTAGTTGCTGTGTCAGCAGTTGGCGCCTTAATTTTACCAGATTTAACTACGATGTTAACGGAAGGCACAAACTTTCTTGGTTTTGGTTTAACCAATATTGCATATGCGTCACAAGTTTTCCCTGCTATTTTAACAGTATTGTTTTATGCACAAGTTGAGAAGCTTTTTACAAAATACTCACCTAAACCAATTCGGATTTTCTTCGTACCGATGATGAGTTTATTGATTACAGTACCAATTGCTTTACTGATTTTAGGTCCACTTGGCTATAATGTTGGTACCGTTTTTTCAACAGTTATCATTTGGTTATATACTCATTTTGGTTGGGTTGCGACGGCTGTATTAGCAGCAGTTTTGCCATTTATGGTCGTGACAGGGATGCACAAAGCTATGATTCCATATGCTGTATCTTCCATGAGTGAAATTGGGGCGGAATTACTTTATTTACCAGCTTCTCTTGCTCATAATATTGCTGAATCAGGAGCTTGTTTTGCGGTAAGTATCAAGACGAAAGATCAAAAGTTGCGATCTACTGCAGTATCAGCGGGTATTTCTGCATTATTCGGGATTACAGAACCTGCTTTATATGGTGTCACGATTTTAAATAAACGTGTTTTATATAGTGTGATGTTTGCAAGTTTAGTTGGTGGTGGTTTTGCCGGTATTATGGCGATCAAAGCATTTGCTTTGGTTGGTCCTGGTTTAGCGAGTATCACAATGTTTGTAGACAAAGTGAATCCAATGAACTTGATCTGGGCATTTGTTACGTTAGGAATCTCTTTTGGTGTAGGGTTTTTGTCTGTATTATTTGTGTACAAAGATGAAACAGCTTTAGAGATAGCTGATGGTATGGAAATGAGTTCTGAATCAGGAATTGAACAATTGATCAGCCCAGTTGCTGGTAAAGTTATTTCTCTGACTGAAGTAAATGATGATGTTTTCTCAAGTGGATTGATCGGTGACGGAATTGGGATTATTCCGGAAGATAATGTTTTGGTTGCGCCAGAAGCAGCTGAGATCACTATGGTTTTTGAAACAAAACATGCATTAGGCTTAAAAATGAATAATGGAGCCGAGATTCTTTTTCATATTGGTATCAATACTGTGCAATTAGGTGGTGAGGGGTTTGAAGCTTTTGTAAAAGTTGGTGATAAAGTAGTGAAAGGGCAAAAGTTGATGGCTTTTGATTTAGCTAAAATCAAAGCTGCTGGATTTGATCCAACAATCGTTTGTGTTGTAACGAATAAAGAAGCCTATCATGTCCATTCATCTCACTATTCAGAAATGGTGACGAATCAAACAGATATATTGTCAATTGTACCAATTATATAA
- a CDS encoding DNA alkylation repair protein encodes MNIEDVMSRLKELGTEQTKKTLRKYGATEPFYGVKIGDLKKYLVKEVKKDQNLALALFDTGNSDAQYLAGLSIQPKLVTKEQLQHWGEKSHWSAISEAIVASVAAESPFAVELAREWLTSTDELIENTGWCCYGKYISIAPNDQIDYKEVANLLKSVKETIHHSPKGVRYCMNQFVIYVGVHYSPLLAEAQKVAEEIGEITGSFGDVSCNVPLASKAIQKTLDSGRNGLKKKRAVC; translated from the coding sequence ATGAACATAGAAGATGTTATGAGTAGATTAAAGGAACTGGGAACAGAACAGACTAAAAAGACTTTACGTAAATATGGCGCAACAGAACCTTTTTACGGCGTGAAAATAGGGGATTTAAAAAAATATCTTGTAAAAGAAGTTAAAAAAGATCAGAATTTAGCTTTAGCCTTGTTTGATACAGGTAATTCCGATGCACAATATTTAGCAGGTTTATCCATACAACCTAAACTAGTAACGAAAGAACAGTTACAGCATTGGGGTGAGAAGTCTCATTGGTCAGCAATTAGTGAGGCAATTGTGGCAAGTGTTGCGGCAGAAAGTCCATTTGCGGTGGAATTAGCTCGAGAATGGTTAACATCGACAGATGAGTTGATTGAAAATACTGGTTGGTGTTGCTATGGAAAATATATTTCTATTGCACCAAACGATCAAATTGATTATAAAGAAGTGGCCAATCTTTTAAAGAGCGTAAAAGAGACGATCCATCATTCTCCAAAAGGTGTTCGCTATTGTATGAATCAATTTGTAATTTATGTTGGTGTCCATTATTCTCCTTTACTAGCTGAGGCACAAAAGGTGGCAGAAGAAATAGGGGAAATCACAGGATCATTTGGCGATGTTTCGTGTAATGTTCCGCTTGCATCCAAAGCCATTCAAAAGACACTTGATTCAGGTAGAAATGGCTTAAAGAAAAAAAGAGCTGTGTGTTAG
- a CDS encoding glycoside hydrolase family 1 protein: MNTTNEFPKDFLWGGAIAANQVEGGWNLGGKGLSVADIASYKPHVDNKDYAAHMTISTATIEAAMADKTDKDYPKRRGIDFYHRYKEDLALFSELGFKTLRLSIAWTRLFPTGEEEEPNEKGVAFYRDVFKEMQRLGIKPIVTLSHYEMPLGLSLNYNGWVDRRVINDFVRFATVCFDEFGEYVEYWLTFNEIDSIHRHPFTTAGIVPDKCSPEQEEQEIYQALHHQFVASALVTKIAHEKNHNNKVGCMLTKLMTYPLTCAPLDVELTLKKNLENNFYADVQVKGEYPKMIEKSLKNKGINIKITPEERQILKENTVDFLSFSYYMSMAESGDPNAERTPGNTVLGVKNPYLPSTDWGWQIDPKGLKISLIELYDRYNVPMMIVENGMGSVDLIENGKIHDPYRVDYFKAHFQQMKEAIDEGVDLIGYTSWAPIDLVSAGTSQMSKRYGFIYVDADDEGNGTYNRFKKDSFDWYQEVIATNGASLAK, translated from the coding sequence ATGAATACAACAAATGAATTTCCAAAAGATTTTTTATGGGGTGGCGCAATCGCTGCAAATCAAGTTGAAGGAGGCTGGAATCTTGGTGGAAAAGGCTTATCTGTAGCAGATATAGCCAGTTATAAACCTCATGTCGATAACAAAGATTATGCTGCTCATATGACTATTTCGACTGCTACAATCGAAGCAGCAATGGCAGATAAGACAGATAAAGATTATCCAAAACGTCGTGGGATTGATTTTTACCATCGGTATAAAGAAGATTTGGCATTATTTAGTGAACTAGGTTTTAAAACGTTAAGATTATCGATTGCCTGGACGCGACTATTCCCTACAGGCGAAGAAGAAGAGCCAAATGAAAAAGGAGTTGCATTTTATCGTGATGTTTTCAAAGAAATGCAGCGCTTAGGAATCAAGCCTATTGTTACTTTATCCCATTATGAAATGCCATTGGGTCTTAGTTTAAACTACAATGGTTGGGTCGATCGTCGAGTGATCAATGATTTTGTTCGATTTGCAACAGTTTGTTTTGATGAATTTGGTGAATATGTAGAATATTGGTTAACCTTCAATGAAATTGACAGCATTCATCGCCATCCTTTTACAACGGCTGGAATTGTTCCCGATAAGTGTTCACCAGAACAAGAAGAACAAGAAATTTATCAAGCTTTGCATCATCAATTTGTAGCGAGTGCTTTAGTCACAAAAATTGCCCATGAAAAAAATCATAACAATAAAGTAGGGTGTATGCTGACTAAATTAATGACTTATCCCTTAACTTGTGCACCACTTGATGTAGAGTTAACCTTAAAGAAAAATCTTGAAAATAATTTTTATGCTGATGTACAAGTTAAAGGTGAGTATCCTAAAATGATAGAAAAATCTTTAAAAAATAAAGGAATCAACATCAAAATAACGCCAGAAGAACGTCAAATTTTAAAAGAAAATACGGTTGATTTTCTTTCGTTTAGTTATTATATGTCAATGGCAGAATCTGGTGATCCAAATGCTGAAAGAACACCGGGGAATACAGTTTTAGGTGTCAAAAATCCTTACTTACCTTCAACTGATTGGGGCTGGCAAATTGACCCTAAAGGGTTGAAAATTTCCTTGATTGAACTTTACGATCGCTACAATGTACCAATGATGATCGTAGAAAATGGCATGGGCTCTGTTGATTTAATAGAAAACGGTAAAATCCATGACCCTTATCGTGTAGATTATTTTAAAGCTCATTTTCAACAAATGAAAGAAGCAATCGATGAAGGGGTTGATTTGATAGGGTATACTAGTTGGGCCCCAATTGATTTAGTTAGTGCAGGAACATCTCAAATGTCAAAACGCTATGGTTTTATCTACGTGGATGCAGACGATGAGGGTAATGGCACCTATAATCGTTTTAAAAAAGATTCTTTTGATTGGTATCAAGAAGTTATTGCAACAAATGGCGCAAGTCTAGCGAAGTAG
- a CDS encoding alpha/beta fold hydrolase, whose translation MIKKLKTKSLGVRLLKGLGKVILGIITILIVSLVITFTIHQISLKSEATRIESYGEKLKVFDGEMNIVDEGEGKKTILLLPGQGTASPYLDFKPLIDELKKEYRVVTIEPFGYGLSSQTNRRRSVKNIVEEIHQVAKELNISKYTLMGHSIAGLYAVNYAQAYPNEMEGFVGIDSSTPEQPWPGIDMTVFDFLKTAGVFRALIKVNPEKGLGVRQDNPDFEQIKLLTMKNMSSPAMKDELQELSNSFADSRGLTYPKNMPVLLFVADNDMNQKNWLEMHQDQVSGLDKGKLIQLPGTHYLHHTQMETIVKETTKFLEN comes from the coding sequence ATGATCAAAAAACTGAAAACTAAATCACTAGGTGTCAGACTATTAAAAGGATTGGGCAAAGTAATCTTAGGTATAATCACTATCCTAATTGTGTCCTTAGTGATTACTTTTACGATTCACCAGATAAGTTTGAAAAGTGAAGCAACACGAATTGAATCATATGGTGAGAAATTAAAAGTCTTTGATGGTGAGATGAACATTGTCGATGAAGGTGAAGGAAAGAAAACGATTTTACTTTTGCCAGGGCAAGGAACAGCTAGTCCTTATTTAGATTTTAAACCGTTGATCGATGAGTTGAAGAAAGAGTATCGTGTGGTTACGATTGAGCCATTTGGCTATGGATTAAGTAGCCAAACGAATCGACGTCGTAGTGTTAAAAATATCGTAGAAGAAATCCATCAAGTAGCCAAAGAACTGAACATTTCTAAATACACATTGATGGGACACTCGATTGCAGGTCTTTATGCAGTGAATTATGCTCAAGCTTACCCAAATGAAATGGAAGGTTTTGTGGGAATTGATTCCAGTACACCAGAACAGCCGTGGCCTGGTATTGATATGACCGTCTTTGACTTCTTAAAAACAGCAGGCGTCTTTCGAGCATTAATTAAAGTTAATCCAGAGAAGGGGTTAGGTGTGAGACAAGATAACCCTGACTTTGAACAGATTAAGTTATTGACGATGAAGAACATGAGTAGTCCTGCGATGAAAGATGAACTTCAAGAATTAAGCAATAGCTTCGCTGATTCTCGTGGCTTAACGTATCCAAAAAATATGCCGGTTTTATTATTTGTTGCAGATAATGATATGAATCAAAAAAATTGGCTTGAGATGCATCAAGATCAGGTGAGCGGGTTAGATAAAGGAAAATTGATTCAATTGCCAGGTACCCATTATTTACACCATACACAAATGGAAACAATCGTAAAAGAAACAACAAAATTTTTGGAAAACTGA
- a CDS encoding PRD domain-containing protein, which produces MILVKKVLNSSVVLVEKEGQEMIALGKGIGYGKKIGEAISDSLVDKIFLPIEAKKSSQFAELVDEIPMQYFEITKEIVAIAEEELPYRLNTSIYLTLSDHLHFAVERTEKGLNVSNRLYWEIKNYYPKEFLIGEVVLKEMKAKYQIELPSEEASNIAFHLINAQSDDHEDQAGLKKAKLVGTIVNMVRYSLHLEIDTNSVHYTRFITHVRFFVDRFFNNGLLREREDELYRQMWSLYPGAMDIATKVKNYIDQTYHTQIPENEIVYLGVHINRLMNHSAIDND; this is translated from the coding sequence ATGATCTTGGTGAAAAAAGTATTGAATTCAAGTGTCGTACTTGTTGAAAAAGAAGGACAAGAGATGATTGCGTTAGGAAAGGGAATTGGGTACGGTAAAAAAATTGGTGAGGCGATTTCTGATTCTTTAGTCGATAAAATATTTTTGCCAATCGAAGCAAAGAAATCGTCTCAATTTGCTGAATTAGTTGATGAAATTCCAATGCAATATTTTGAAATCACCAAAGAAATCGTTGCAATTGCTGAAGAAGAGTTGCCCTACCGATTGAATACTAGTATTTACTTAACTCTTTCAGATCACTTACACTTTGCTGTAGAACGTACCGAAAAAGGTTTGAATGTTTCAAATCGTTTGTATTGGGAAATCAAAAATTATTATCCGAAAGAGTTTCTTATTGGTGAAGTTGTTCTCAAAGAAATGAAGGCGAAATACCAAATTGAGCTACCAAGTGAAGAAGCGTCAAACATTGCTTTTCATTTGATCAATGCTCAATCCGACGATCATGAGGATCAAGCTGGTTTGAAAAAAGCGAAATTAGTTGGCACGATCGTCAATATGGTACGATACTCCTTACATCTGGAAATTGATACGAATTCTGTTCATTATACCCGTTTCATCACCCATGTTCGCTTTTTTGTTGATCGTTTTTTCAATAATGGATTACTTCGAGAAAGGGAAGATGAACTGTATCGTCAAATGTGGTCACTATATCCAGGTGCAATGGATATTGCAACGAAAGTGAAAAATTATATCGATCAAACCTATCATACACAGATACCAGAGAATGAAATTGTTTATTTAGGTGTTCATATCAATCGTTTGATGAATCATTCAGCAATTGATAATGATTAA
- a CDS encoding metallophosphoesterase family protein: MTSTKNKNSFSVDKQIPFSLSQSEIKLPPALTARFDLYPENKRRPVNKTVFKNEYFQLTYNMKDNSLNISSQGDLVYSAIPYDTARNYIQRAAIQYLLYPEAARQYIESHKKNLETYLKLSIFQITNKRVNRNSPKVVQAYNAIFEDPLLEIQILGRLLQHDETGALSANLAGKFLFSENVKTGISGYVSEYLHFAVQLTQALPIMTDGKTIRLLESELQDDVIADNHLTFESDIEAALALLPQDVKQTIKNSIVIRKQIVPGNNKLLLRSEFGKELSEVRKNYVAHSVDPGELEQYFENVLPEENTNLINVVSDIHTTAGKLPFINNNFNILAGDLHDSHLEEEIEGLCVIGNHDLVNVLPKSENKENEEWQKWRPFFKYEWFQELVLNPDDSWYKLPIGNHIYYECVKAELEKRFPKMNVLNNNSIIHKGIRYIGLTIPVALAKRKKKQQAFIFKSLKYLLNEEHSIPTVIVSHAPLFNELSMLSQNSRAYEKNYVCSEPKIMALFEQFNIIGAIHGHHHILASSGRYKIVNFAGKELFVVCSIYSKMNTGFELTHLLEVENQITR, encoded by the coding sequence ATGACATCAACTAAAAACAAAAATTCTTTCAGCGTGGATAAACAAATCCCTTTTTCACTATCACAATCTGAAATTAAATTACCGCCAGCACTTACAGCTCGCTTTGATCTTTACCCAGAAAATAAACGACGTCCTGTTAATAAGACAGTATTCAAAAATGAGTACTTCCAATTAACCTATAACATGAAAGACAACTCGTTGAATATATCATCTCAAGGAGATCTCGTCTATTCAGCAATTCCATATGATACCGCAAGAAATTATATTCAACGTGCAGCGATTCAATATTTGTTGTATCCTGAAGCAGCTCGTCAATATATCGAATCGCATAAAAAAAATTTAGAAACGTATCTTAAGCTAAGTATCTTTCAAATAACAAACAAACGGGTGAATAGGAACTCTCCTAAAGTGGTTCAAGCGTATAATGCGATATTTGAAGATCCGTTACTTGAGATTCAGATTTTAGGACGTTTACTGCAGCATGATGAAACAGGAGCACTTTCTGCAAATCTTGCGGGGAAATTTTTATTTAGTGAAAATGTAAAAACAGGAATATCTGGCTATGTTTCAGAATATCTTCACTTTGCTGTTCAATTGACACAAGCCCTGCCGATAATGACTGATGGGAAAACTATACGACTATTAGAATCGGAGTTGCAAGACGATGTTATTGCAGATAACCATTTAACTTTTGAATCAGATATTGAAGCAGCGTTAGCTTTACTACCACAAGATGTAAAACAAACGATAAAAAATTCAATCGTGATCAGGAAACAAATTGTACCTGGAAATAATAAGTTACTCTTACGGTCAGAGTTTGGCAAGGAATTATCAGAGGTCAGAAAAAATTACGTGGCCCATAGTGTTGATCCTGGAGAATTGGAACAGTATTTTGAAAATGTTCTTCCAGAAGAAAATACAAACTTAATAAATGTGGTTTCTGACATTCATACAACGGCTGGAAAACTTCCGTTCATAAATAACAATTTTAATATCTTGGCGGGTGATTTACACGATTCTCATCTAGAAGAAGAGATTGAAGGACTCTGTGTTATAGGGAATCATGACTTAGTAAATGTACTGCCAAAAAGTGAGAATAAAGAAAATGAAGAATGGCAGAAATGGCGACCGTTTTTTAAATATGAGTGGTTTCAGGAGTTGGTGTTAAATCCTGATGATTCTTGGTACAAGTTACCTATCGGAAATCATATCTATTATGAATGTGTCAAAGCCGAACTCGAAAAGCGATTTCCTAAAATGAATGTGTTAAATAATAATAGTATCATCCATAAAGGCATTCGCTATATCGGATTAACAATTCCTGTTGCACTAGCGAAACGAAAAAAGAAACAACAAGCGTTTATCTTCAAGTCGTTAAAGTACCTACTAAATGAAGAGCATAGCATACCAACTGTGATAGTATCTCATGCACCGTTGTTTAATGAACTTAGTATGCTTTCTCAAAATAGTCGAGCTTATGAAAAAAACTATGTATGTTCAGAGCCCAAAATTATGGCGTTATTTGAACAATTTAATATAATTGGTGCTATTCATGGGCATCATCATATACTAGCATCCTCAGGGCGTTATAAAATTGTGAATTTTGCAGGCAAAGAGCTTTTTGTAGTGTGTTCAATTTATTCCAAAATGAATACAGGATTTGAGCTTACACATCTGCTTGAAGTGGAAAATCAGATAACAAGATAA